In a single window of the Arthrobacter sp. StoSoilA2 genome:
- the guaB gene encoding IMP dehydrogenase: protein MTQPEHDPFGFVGLTYDDVLLLPGHTDVIPSDADTSSRISKRITVQTPLLSAAMDTVTESRMAIAMARQGGLGVVHRNLSIDDQAEHVDRVKRSESGMITNPLTIGPQATLQELDELCSRYRVSGLPVVDTDGRLLGIVTNRDTRFIPESEFPLRSVSDAMTKMPLITGHVGISREEASHKLATNKIEKLPLVDEQGRLKGLITTKDFTKAEQYPLATKDDEGRLRVGAAIGFFGDGWERAMKLIDAGVDALFVDTANGHSQGVLDMIRRLKSDPIAAHVDIIGGQAATREGAQALIDAGADGIKVGVGPGSICTTRVVAGVGVPQITAIYESAKAAIPAGVPLIADGGLQYSGDIGKALVAGADTVMLGSLLAGCEESPGELIFVNGKQFKSYRGMGSLGAMQSRGKNTSYSKDRYFQADVSGDDKLIPEGIEGRVAFRGPLASVAYQLVGGLRQTMFYTGAPTIAELKARGKFVRITPAGLKESHPHDIQMTVEAPNYGSR from the coding sequence ATGACCCAGCCCGAACACGATCCCTTTGGCTTCGTAGGCCTGACCTACGACGACGTCCTGCTCCTGCCCGGGCACACCGACGTCATCCCCTCGGACGCGGACACGTCCTCCCGCATTTCCAAGCGGATTACGGTGCAGACGCCGTTGCTGTCTGCTGCCATGGACACCGTCACGGAGTCCCGTATGGCCATCGCGATGGCCCGCCAGGGTGGCCTGGGCGTAGTGCACCGCAACCTGTCCATCGATGACCAGGCTGAGCACGTTGACCGCGTCAAGCGCAGCGAGTCCGGCATGATCACCAACCCGCTGACCATTGGCCCGCAGGCTACGTTGCAGGAACTGGACGAGCTGTGCTCCCGCTACCGCGTCTCCGGCCTTCCCGTGGTGGACACGGACGGGCGCCTGCTGGGCATCGTGACCAACCGCGACACCCGGTTCATTCCCGAATCTGAATTCCCGCTGCGCAGCGTCAGCGATGCCATGACCAAGATGCCGCTCATCACCGGCCATGTGGGCATCAGCCGCGAGGAAGCCTCGCACAAGCTGGCCACCAACAAGATTGAGAAGCTCCCTCTCGTTGACGAGCAGGGCCGCCTCAAGGGCCTCATCACCACCAAGGACTTCACCAAGGCAGAGCAGTACCCGCTGGCCACCAAGGACGACGAAGGCCGCCTGCGCGTAGGTGCCGCCATCGGCTTCTTCGGTGATGGCTGGGAGCGCGCCATGAAGCTCATCGACGCCGGTGTGGACGCCCTGTTCGTGGATACGGCCAATGGCCACTCCCAAGGTGTGCTGGACATGATCCGTCGCCTGAAGTCGGATCCGATTGCTGCGCACGTGGACATCATTGGCGGCCAGGCTGCCACCCGCGAAGGTGCCCAGGCACTGATCGACGCCGGTGCCGACGGCATCAAGGTAGGCGTTGGTCCGGGCTCCATCTGCACCACCCGTGTTGTTGCCGGTGTCGGCGTTCCCCAGATCACGGCCATCTACGAATCCGCGAAGGCTGCCATTCCGGCGGGCGTGCCGCTGATTGCCGACGGTGGCCTCCAGTACTCGGGTGACATCGGCAAGGCGCTGGTCGCCGGTGCCGACACCGTCATGCTCGGCTCACTGCTGGCTGGTTGTGAAGAGTCTCCCGGCGAGCTCATCTTCGTCAACGGCAAGCAGTTCAAGAGCTACCGCGGCATGGGCTCCCTGGGCGCCATGCAGTCGCGTGGAAAGAACACGTCCTACTCCAAGGACCGCTATTTCCAGGCCGACGTTTCCGGCGATGACAAGCTCATCCCGGAAGGCATCGAAGGCCGCGTCGCGTTCCGTGGTCCGCTGGCATCCGTGGCCTACCAGCTGGTGGGCGGCCTCCGCCAGACCATGTTCTACACCGGCGCCCCCACCATTGCCGAGCTCAAGGCACGCGGCAAGTTCGTCCGGATTACGCCTGCCGGCCTGAAGGAATCGCACCCGCACGATATCCAGATGACCGTAGAGGCGCCGAACTACGGTTCCCGCTAA
- a CDS encoding ABC transporter ATP-binding protein: MSEKPAQPRHPESVRLNSGTAPRKLALRPYARAVGQVLKVSFKASPVAVIMKVAGSLISATLPLVTTYFAALTTTALAAGYAGDPDAGPRAVLYVIITAALGLFWGAFSSVDRYIQQLMSFKVGAIVGDMMYERFLALEFWRYDDKETVDLYDRAKRFSDSYARVLDRIAAIFTQLVSVILAVGALLLVSWWIAVIVLIAIVPSVYLQFKLSREQIAHWNTQVDSRRQRRMIETNLLRPQHIAEMRLYGIVGYLMDLRSGLRDADERRRLDFQKRYIPKQLAADALQYGAEVVSLIWVVGQIIARAQPVGQFLYIQQIVSRALSTANNLVSSLSSIDEDLANLKDYELFMALPVPSGHEPPLVKSPSVVEMRDIRFSYTGSDIEVIKGISLTIRAGQHIAIVGENGAGKSTLIRILAGLYRPDSGQVLLDGVDLTGIDVTSWHRHLAVLSQEFLKYEFATAAENIYLGDVDQPRDEQRIRRAASDAEAMEFINKLPNGLENHVSNWMEDPRGRKGSGLSGGQWQRLAMARNFYRDASFMVMDEPTSAIDALAEHRIFTRLFADRNSTIIAISHRLATIEKADVVYMLEDGRIAEQGTHKELVALRGRYFRMFESQLTVEETSQNTP; this comes from the coding sequence ATGTCCGAAAAGCCCGCACAACCGCGGCACCCGGAGTCAGTCCGGCTGAATTCAGGCACAGCGCCCCGCAAGCTTGCCCTCCGGCCGTACGCACGCGCCGTCGGGCAGGTCCTGAAGGTCAGTTTCAAGGCATCACCTGTTGCAGTCATCATGAAAGTGGCCGGGTCCTTGATTTCGGCCACGCTGCCGCTGGTCACCACCTACTTCGCCGCGTTGACCACCACCGCGTTGGCCGCCGGTTACGCGGGAGATCCCGACGCCGGTCCGCGGGCGGTACTGTACGTCATCATAACTGCGGCGCTGGGGCTGTTCTGGGGCGCCTTCAGCAGCGTGGACCGGTACATCCAGCAGCTGATGAGCTTCAAAGTGGGGGCAATCGTTGGCGACATGATGTATGAGCGCTTTCTGGCGCTGGAGTTCTGGCGCTATGACGACAAAGAAACGGTGGACCTCTACGATCGCGCCAAGCGGTTCTCCGATTCCTACGCCCGGGTCCTGGACAGGATCGCGGCCATCTTTACGCAGTTGGTTTCAGTCATCCTGGCAGTCGGTGCGCTGTTGTTGGTCAGTTGGTGGATCGCCGTCATTGTCCTCATTGCAATCGTCCCGAGCGTCTACCTGCAGTTCAAGCTCTCAAGAGAGCAAATAGCCCACTGGAATACCCAGGTGGATTCCCGGCGGCAACGGCGCATGATCGAGACGAACCTCCTGCGTCCCCAGCACATTGCCGAGATGCGGCTTTACGGGATCGTGGGCTATCTGATGGACCTGCGGTCCGGGCTTCGGGACGCTGACGAGCGCAGGCGGCTGGACTTCCAGAAGCGCTACATCCCCAAGCAACTCGCAGCGGACGCGCTGCAGTATGGTGCCGAAGTTGTGTCCTTGATCTGGGTGGTGGGACAAATCATCGCCAGGGCGCAGCCGGTAGGGCAGTTCCTCTACATCCAGCAGATCGTCAGCCGGGCTCTATCCACCGCCAACAACCTGGTCTCCTCACTGAGTTCCATCGACGAAGACCTTGCCAACCTCAAAGACTACGAGCTTTTCATGGCGCTTCCTGTGCCCAGCGGCCACGAGCCTCCCCTGGTGAAGTCGCCTTCCGTAGTGGAAATGCGGGACATTCGATTCAGCTATACGGGGAGTGACATTGAGGTTATCAAGGGCATATCCCTGACCATCAGGGCGGGCCAGCACATTGCCATAGTTGGTGAGAACGGCGCAGGAAAGTCCACGCTGATCCGGATCCTGGCTGGCCTGTACCGGCCGGACTCAGGCCAAGTACTGCTCGACGGCGTCGATCTCACCGGTATCGACGTGACCAGTTGGCACCGGCACCTCGCGGTCCTTAGCCAGGAGTTCCTGAAGTATGAATTCGCAACCGCGGCGGAGAACATCTACCTGGGCGATGTCGATCAACCGCGGGACGAGCAACGGATCCGAAGGGCAGCATCGGACGCCGAGGCCATGGAGTTCATCAACAAGCTGCCCAATGGCCTGGAAAACCATGTGAGCAATTGGATGGAGGATCCCCGCGGACGCAAGGGGAGTGGCCTCTCCGGCGGGCAATGGCAGCGACTGGCCATGGCCCGGAACTTCTACCGGGATGCCTCCTTCATGGTCATGGACGAACCAACGTCGGCCATTGATGCTTTGGCTGAGCACCGGATCTTCACACGCCTTTTCGCGGACCGGAACAGCACCATCATTGCCATCAGCCACCGGCTGGCCACCATCGAAAAGGCGGACGTTGTGTACATGCTCGAGGACGGTCGCATTGCCGAACAGGGGACCCACAAGGAGCTTGTGGCGTTGAGGGGCCGCTACTTCCGGATGTTCGAATCCCAGCTCACGGTGGAAGAGACCAGCCAGAACACCCCGTAG
- a CDS encoding acyltransferase family protein translates to MSDNVKTTAPLGGNPTTARPTTAERTFRPEVQGLRALAVLMVAAYHIWLGRVSGGVDVFLLISAFLLTLSFTRKLENHKPLRLLQHWLHVFKRLLPAVVVVLLAVLTATWAFVPQSRWPDVLAEAWASLLYRQNWQLADSAVDYYAQDHSGASPLQHFWSLSVQGQVFILWPLIFGVVALLQPQLAKLFPGRKVMEHRQLLFMAFGLVFVASLVYSIDQTANNQAYAYFDTRTRLWEFALGSLLALALPYLKPGRRLRVFLGWAGLAAMLSCGLILTVDRSFPGFVALWPTLAAAAVIVAGQSNSRFGADRVLSSKPLVVVGNNSYALYLWHWPVLVFFLLVTETTSPNLLQGLGIMAVSMMLAVATTRYVEVPMRRWQWPDARSWRAAVVVVSCGALLALPMTAWQGAIAAESVAIADQPKELTPGAAALSPGFAGQPTPEAMIIPAPAAMNDEWADIDGLCTGANVPSDPLLQGCLQNNEPAVVTKRIVVLGDSHAQQYMAALGPIAKEHGWEVVTLLKGNCRFGADSPERTSECNDFNKASAAYVMEHKPDAVFTVASLTHVTAPFETEVPGYLEGIKPFTDAGIDVVGVRDNPRFSINMPECVQKKGPDSPDCNPPLEDSLAASSPLDDYVGKVDRLYLMDMSDFICEKGTCPAVVGNVYVYKDDNHLTKTYVQSMIPMFEERLLAATGWSER, encoded by the coding sequence ATGAGCGACAACGTGAAAACAACTGCACCTTTGGGTGGCAACCCCACCACGGCGAGGCCCACGACGGCGGAACGCACCTTCCGCCCCGAGGTCCAGGGCCTGCGGGCCTTGGCTGTGTTGATGGTGGCGGCTTATCACATTTGGCTGGGCCGGGTGTCCGGTGGTGTCGACGTCTTTTTGCTCATCTCGGCTTTCCTGCTGACCCTGTCCTTTACGCGGAAGCTCGAAAACCACAAGCCCCTGAGGCTCCTGCAGCACTGGCTCCACGTGTTCAAGCGGCTGCTGCCCGCCGTCGTCGTTGTCTTGTTGGCGGTTCTGACCGCAACGTGGGCCTTTGTCCCGCAGAGCCGGTGGCCGGATGTGCTCGCCGAGGCGTGGGCCTCCCTGCTGTACCGGCAGAACTGGCAGCTTGCGGATTCTGCCGTTGATTATTATGCCCAGGACCACTCCGGGGCCAGTCCGCTTCAACACTTTTGGTCCCTGTCCGTCCAGGGCCAGGTCTTCATTCTGTGGCCGCTCATTTTCGGCGTCGTAGCCCTGCTGCAGCCGCAACTGGCAAAGCTGTTCCCAGGCCGAAAGGTCATGGAACACCGGCAGTTGCTGTTCATGGCGTTCGGCCTGGTTTTTGTGGCCTCGCTGGTCTATTCGATCGACCAGACGGCGAACAACCAGGCCTATGCGTATTTCGATACCCGGACAAGGCTGTGGGAATTTGCGCTGGGTTCCCTGCTGGCGCTTGCTCTCCCGTACCTCAAACCGGGACGGCGGCTCCGGGTATTCCTGGGTTGGGCAGGGCTGGCCGCCATGCTCTCGTGTGGCTTGATCCTGACTGTCGACCGTTCCTTCCCGGGATTCGTGGCCCTCTGGCCCACGCTCGCCGCCGCGGCCGTTATAGTCGCCGGCCAGAGCAACAGCCGCTTTGGTGCGGACCGCGTGCTCAGCTCAAAGCCCCTGGTCGTGGTGGGTAACAATTCCTATGCCTTGTACTTGTGGCACTGGCCTGTCCTGGTGTTCTTCCTGCTCGTCACGGAGACCACAAGTCCCAACCTCCTGCAGGGCCTGGGCATCATGGCGGTATCCATGATGTTGGCCGTTGCCACCACACGGTATGTCGAGGTGCCCATGCGCCGATGGCAGTGGCCGGACGCACGGTCCTGGCGGGCCGCCGTCGTCGTTGTTTCCTGCGGTGCGCTGCTGGCGCTTCCGATGACCGCCTGGCAGGGTGCCATTGCCGCCGAAAGCGTGGCGATTGCCGATCAGCCCAAGGAACTGACGCCCGGTGCCGCAGCGCTGTCGCCTGGTTTCGCGGGCCAACCGACGCCCGAGGCAATGATCATTCCCGCACCCGCCGCCATGAACGATGAATGGGCGGACATCGATGGCCTGTGTACTGGCGCGAACGTCCCGTCAGATCCGTTGCTGCAGGGTTGCCTCCAGAACAACGAACCGGCAGTGGTGACCAAGAGGATCGTGGTCCTGGGCGATTCCCATGCCCAGCAGTACATGGCCGCCCTGGGACCCATCGCCAAGGAGCATGGTTGGGAAGTGGTCACTCTGCTGAAGGGGAACTGCCGGTTCGGTGCGGACTCTCCTGAACGCACCAGCGAATGCAACGACTTCAACAAGGCAAGTGCCGCCTACGTCATGGAACACAAACCCGATGCAGTGTTCACTGTGGCGTCACTAACTCATGTCACGGCCCCTTTCGAGACCGAAGTGCCCGGCTATTTGGAAGGCATCAAGCCCTTCACGGATGCCGGAATCGACGTCGTCGGCGTGCGCGACAACCCGCGGTTCAGCATCAACATGCCCGAGTGCGTGCAGAAGAAGGGCCCTGATTCGCCTGACTGCAACCCTCCCTTGGAGGATTCCCTGGCTGCGTCCTCGCCCTTGGACGATTACGTGGGCAAGGTGGATCGGTTGTACCTGATGGACATGAGCGACTTCATCTGTGAAAAGGGCACGTGTCCGGCAGTGGTTGGGAATGTGTACGTCTACAAGGACGACAACCATCTCACCAAGACCTATGTACAGAGCATGATTCCCATGTTCGAGGAGCGGCTCCTCGCCGCGACGGGCTGGTCTGAGCGCTAG
- a CDS encoding acyltransferase family protein: MDALCNSLEELPNVTTSTIRTPARPNRRATGPVVKSTFRPEIQGLRSLAVLMVVSYHIWIGRVSGGVDVFLLISAFLMTLQFTSRFKQRRPMDLLRHWLHLFRRLLPAVVVVLFGTLAATFAFLPPTRWVEVVNQAWASLFYYENWLLQTLAVNYYATDHSLASPVQHFWSLSIQGQVFILWPVIFAVMAVICRKFDLRYRASLAYVFALVFVVSLTYSIIFTANNQAVAYFDTFARLWEFALGTLVALILPALDFSKPVRVAMGWIGVAAMLSCGILLQVQTAFPGFVALWPTLAAVAVIAAGQTGSRFGVDRILSSRFLVRLGDNSYALYLWHWPILVIALAWSGKDHAGWLSGTAIVALALVLAFLTTKYVEKPFREWKWPEVKRRRAAISIAVCLAVACTPLLGFQYKQYLDQKAADTQAFNDNPGAHALLPGYVDQVSPDAKTLPTAEQLPEDWAHLGGTCEGASQPEDKTLQENCQQNGVGDDATKSIIVLGDSHAQQWLAALDPLAEAEHWKVTALLLGGCPFMPENPDADQHCNDFNSAAFKYVAAHTPDSVFMVGTKAAPSSPDEELVYGFEQSVTNFNDLGIQVVAIRDNPRYDHNVTECALSKGVDSPDCKSDQHDVLAAESPFAAVQGKFGNAAFLDMTDLLCNGVECPSVVGNVFVYLDDNHLSKTYVTSMGEMFDERWFAATGWER, from the coding sequence ATGGATGCTTTGTGCAATAGCCTTGAGGAACTGCCTAACGTGACTACATCAACGATCCGAACGCCCGCCCGTCCCAACAGGCGGGCTACCGGTCCCGTTGTAAAGTCCACCTTCCGGCCCGAAATCCAGGGCCTCCGCTCCCTCGCTGTCCTCATGGTGGTGAGCTACCACATCTGGATTGGGCGGGTGTCAGGCGGGGTAGATGTCTTCCTGCTGATCTCGGCATTCCTCATGACTCTTCAGTTCACCAGCCGCTTCAAACAGCGGCGCCCGATGGACTTGCTGCGACACTGGCTGCATTTGTTTAGGCGCCTCCTCCCGGCAGTCGTGGTTGTACTCTTCGGAACACTGGCTGCTACTTTTGCTTTCCTGCCTCCCACCCGCTGGGTAGAGGTGGTCAATCAGGCTTGGGCCTCACTCTTCTACTACGAGAATTGGCTCCTGCAGACTCTTGCGGTCAACTACTACGCAACGGACCACAGCCTGGCCAGTCCTGTGCAGCACTTCTGGTCGCTTTCCATCCAGGGCCAGGTATTCATTCTCTGGCCGGTGATCTTCGCCGTGATGGCGGTCATCTGCCGCAAGTTCGATCTCCGGTACCGGGCTTCGCTCGCGTACGTTTTTGCGCTCGTCTTCGTCGTTTCCCTGACGTACTCCATCATCTTTACGGCCAACAACCAGGCGGTGGCGTACTTCGACACCTTCGCCCGCCTGTGGGAGTTTGCCCTCGGAACGCTTGTTGCCTTGATTTTGCCTGCCTTGGACTTTTCCAAACCTGTCCGCGTGGCGATGGGGTGGATCGGCGTGGCCGCCATGCTCAGTTGCGGCATCCTGCTGCAGGTCCAGACGGCGTTCCCCGGCTTTGTTGCACTCTGGCCTACCCTGGCTGCCGTTGCAGTGATTGCAGCGGGACAGACCGGTAGCCGCTTCGGCGTGGATCGGATCCTGAGTTCCAGATTCCTTGTTCGGCTGGGCGACAATTCCTATGCCCTCTATCTCTGGCACTGGCCCATCCTGGTGATCGCGTTGGCTTGGAGCGGCAAGGATCATGCGGGTTGGCTTTCCGGCACGGCGATTGTGGCGCTGGCACTGGTCCTGGCGTTCCTGACCACGAAGTATGTGGAGAAGCCATTCCGGGAGTGGAAGTGGCCGGAGGTGAAGCGTCGCCGGGCAGCCATCTCGATCGCGGTGTGCCTTGCCGTGGCGTGCACGCCGTTGCTCGGTTTCCAGTACAAGCAGTACCTGGACCAGAAGGCCGCTGACACGCAGGCATTCAACGACAACCCGGGAGCACATGCCCTCCTGCCCGGGTACGTGGACCAGGTCAGCCCTGACGCCAAAACGCTTCCTACCGCAGAGCAGCTACCTGAGGACTGGGCACATCTGGGTGGGACGTGCGAGGGAGCGTCCCAGCCGGAAGACAAGACGCTGCAGGAGAACTGCCAGCAAAACGGCGTGGGCGATGACGCCACCAAGAGCATCATTGTCTTGGGTGATTCCCATGCCCAGCAGTGGCTGGCCGCGCTCGATCCCCTCGCTGAGGCTGAGCACTGGAAGGTCACGGCCCTCCTTTTGGGCGGATGCCCGTTCATGCCGGAGAACCCCGACGCTGACCAGCACTGCAATGATTTCAACTCGGCGGCTTTCAAGTATGTGGCAGCGCACACCCCGGATTCCGTGTTCATGGTGGGCACCAAGGCTGCCCCGTCATCACCGGATGAGGAGTTGGTGTACGGCTTTGAACAGTCGGTCACCAACTTCAACGACCTCGGCATCCAGGTGGTGGCCATCCGTGACAACCCCCGCTATGACCACAACGTCACCGAGTGTGCCCTTTCCAAGGGCGTGGACAGCCCTGACTGCAAATCCGACCAGCATGACGTCCTGGCAGCGGAGAGCCCTTTCGCGGCCGTGCAGGGAAAGTTTGGAAATGCCGCGTTCCTGGATATGACGGATCTCCTCTGCAATGGTGTCGAGTGCCCCAGCGTCGTAGGAAATGTGTTCGTCTACCTGGACGATAACCACTTGTCCAAGACCTACGTCACCAGCATGGGTGAAATGTTCGATGAAAGGTGGTTTGCCGCGACGGGGTGGGAGCGATGA
- a CDS encoding GuaB3 family IMP dehydrogenase-related protein has product MTYEIEIGRGKRGRRAYSLDDIAIVPNRRTRDPKDVSVSWQIDAYKFDMPVIAAPMDSVMSPDTAIALGRLGGLGVLDLEGLWTRYENPQKVLDEIAGLANETSSPAVTRRMQDLYQAPIQPELISSRLAEIRAAGVTVAGSLTPQRTQEHYKTVVAAGVDIFVIRGTTVSAEHVSKNHEPLNLKQFIYELDVPVIVGGAAGYTPALHLMRTGAAGVLVGFGGGATTTTRRALGIHSPMASAISDVTAARRDYMDESGGRYVHVIADGGMGRSGDIVKAIAMGADAVMLGSALARAEEAPGRGWHWGPEAHHLESPRGDRVNVGTVGSLEEVLFGPGHHTDGTSNLIGALRRSMATTGYSDLKEFQRVDVVVSPYAGN; this is encoded by the coding sequence GTGACTTATGAGATTGAGATTGGCCGTGGCAAGCGTGGGCGTCGTGCCTACTCCCTGGATGACATCGCGATCGTTCCGAATCGTCGGACGCGTGACCCGAAGGACGTCTCTGTCTCCTGGCAGATCGACGCCTATAAGTTCGATATGCCCGTGATTGCCGCCCCCATGGACTCTGTGATGTCGCCGGACACGGCCATTGCCTTGGGCCGTTTGGGTGGTCTTGGCGTCCTGGACCTTGAAGGCCTCTGGACCCGGTACGAAAACCCACAGAAGGTGCTCGACGAGATCGCCGGCCTGGCCAATGAAACCAGCAGCCCGGCCGTCACCCGTCGGATGCAGGACCTGTACCAGGCGCCCATCCAGCCAGAGCTCATCAGCTCCCGCCTCGCCGAGATCCGCGCCGCAGGCGTCACTGTTGCCGGTTCCTTGACCCCGCAGCGGACACAGGAACACTACAAGACCGTGGTGGCCGCCGGCGTCGATATTTTCGTCATTCGTGGAACCACCGTCTCCGCGGAGCACGTGTCCAAGAATCATGAGCCGCTGAACCTTAAGCAGTTCATCTACGAACTCGATGTCCCTGTGATCGTTGGTGGAGCGGCTGGTTACACACCGGCCCTGCACCTCATGCGCACGGGTGCCGCCGGCGTCCTCGTTGGCTTCGGTGGAGGTGCTACCACCACCACGCGCCGTGCGCTGGGCATTCATTCGCCCATGGCATCGGCTATCTCAGATGTCACTGCGGCCCGCCGTGACTACATGGATGAGTCCGGTGGGCGTTATGTCCATGTCATTGCCGACGGCGGCATGGGCAGGTCGGGAGACATCGTCAAGGCCATCGCGATGGGAGCGGATGCAGTAATGCTGGGCAGCGCCCTGGCACGCGCCGAAGAAGCTCCGGGCCGCGGCTGGCACTGGGGTCCGGAGGCGCACCACCTCGAATCGCCCCGCGGCGACCGCGTCAACGTTGGCACGGTCGGATCCCTGGAGGAAGTCCTCTTCGGGCCGGGGCACCACACCGATGGCACGTCCAACCTCATTGGCGCCCTGCGCCGGTCCATGGCGACCACAGGATATTCCGACCTCAAGGAGTTCCAGCGCGTGGACGTCGTAGTATCCCCTTACGCGGGCAACTAA